In Camelus ferus isolate YT-003-E chromosome 21, BCGSAC_Cfer_1.0, whole genome shotgun sequence, the DNA window CGCAGCTTCTGGCGGAAGCGGGTGGCCAGGGCCAGCTCCCCGGGGCCGAAGCAGCCGCTGCGGTGCAGCACGGCCACCTTGACGGCCACCTTGATCAGGTCCTTGATCACCCGCTGCGCCTGGGGCCGGCTGTGTGTGTACTCTTTGGACACACGGTAGAGCTCATCGAGCACCTGGCTGCTCGTCTCATCGATGAAGAGATGAGCCACAGACCGACCCGCCATCTTACTCAGTAGCTTCTTCTCGGCCTGCAGGACCAGACTCTTGGAACTGAAGGACTCCATGGctcctgggagggggtggggaggtgaggtaTGGGGTCAGTCACTAGAAGAAAGGCCACAGGCTTCcttagaaagagagaaatggcttttcccctttctgtctctggTTTCTGTCTCATCATCATCTTTGTCATCTTTTTCCCCCTGGGTCCCCTCAGCCCTCTGTGCCTTGTTCCCATTTTCCCCTTTAGTACTGTGGGAAATCTTGATCTCTAAAACAGCCTCGAGGAGCAGTCCTAGCTTTGGCTGGAGGACTGAAGGTGCACAGGAGGCTAGCCCACCACCAGTTAAGACCTAAGGGGAAGTAAGCTGTTGCTACTACTGCGGAGCAGACAAAGCTACCTGGCAGGTAGCTCTCACAGCTGCCATTTTTGGACGCTGACTGGGTACCATACATCTATGGGCTCTAGGTTTTACTGTCCTTGTTTTACagctgagcaaactgaggcttacaTTAGATAATGTATCCAAGCTCGAGCACAACTGGTTTCCTAACTCCAGAAGCCGGTGTCAGCTGGTGTGCTGTACTGCCTTACACAGGTGAGAGATACAGCGGTCCCGGGAGTCCTGATAAagataataactaacatttattgagaacctactatatgccaggcgcTCTATGTGAAATATCTTGGTCTTCCTAACTCTTTGTAAGGTAGGTATCCCCAATTTGcagtgagaaaaatgaagctaAGAGAAATTAAGCAACTTGACTAAAGTCACTAGCAAATGATAAAAGTGGGCTTTGAACCAAAGAATCAAAAGAAACCTCCTTCCCTGGAATGTTCCCGGTGAGGCTGAAGCGCAGTGAGGAACCCTGAGAGACAGGCCCTCAGGGCAGTCCTAGAGAACTCAGGGCCTCTGCTGCGACTGAGCTGAGGACCCCCGGCGGCCCGTCAGCTGCATGTGTCCAGGGCGTGCTCCCCATGGTCCTCGCCTGTGCCGGTTCTGCTTGTTTTGCT includes these proteins:
- the TNFAIP8L2 gene encoding tumor necrosis factor alpha-induced protein 8-like protein 2 encodes the protein MESFSSKSLVLQAEKKLLSKMAGRSVAHLFIDETSSQVLDELYRVSKEYTHSRPQAQRVIKDLIKVAVKVAVLHRSGCFGPGELALATRFRQKLRQGAMTALSFGEVDFTFEAAVLAGLLAECRDMLLDLVAPHLTPKSHGRIRHVFDHFSDPGLLTALYGPDFTQHLGRLCDGLRKLLDEGKL